The Elephas maximus indicus isolate mEleMax1 chromosome 11, mEleMax1 primary haplotype, whole genome shotgun sequence genome contains the following window.
gtagaactgccctatacagtttccaaggagcagctgatggattcgaactgctgaccatttggttagcacccaagctcttaaccactgtgccactggggctccttaaatACCTGGTCGGGAAGAACGAATTCTCTCTGTCTGAACGACAAAGAAAACTCTCCCCTCACACTCCACAGTAAAACAACCTTCGCATTATTTAAGTGGTAAGGGTAAAAACTGTAATCACGACAAATATGAGAAGAAAGTATAGGCAAATGTTGAACCACTTCTAGATGGTGAAAGAAAACCtaatcatgaaaacaatacaaTAAATTGGAAAAGATGGTGGGAATTTTCTGTATAAACCTAACAACTTCCGAATGGCAAACAATAGGACAAAAGTAAAAGGTAAATCTGGGAAAATAAGTGCAAAGAACATGACATTTCTTTAACAAACTAGTTATGCTCTGTTTGCCTTACTGGTACTTCCAAGACAAGCACATTAGTTGTCTCTTACCGAGGTTTCTCTTACAGGGCTGTGTCTGGGTTATGAAGATGAGAAGAATGGTGAGTTCTCTCTCATTCAAACGTAATTATTTCCCACATCTTTAGTTTTATGACCTTTCCCCTTTGTTTAACCCTCTGGATTCTAGAAGGGTCTTTATGGTCATCAAGATGAAAAGTCAAATTAACTCTAACAAAGAGTCATCAACTCTGACCAGAATTCTAGAAGATCTAAGGATCACTTCCAATTGTAAGATTATACCTTATGAAGACCcagccccaaaccaaaaccaaactcgttgccgttgagttgattttgattcacattgaccgtataggacagaatagaactgccccataggatttccaaggctgtaatctttatggaagcaaactaccacatcgttttcctatggagcagctagtgggttcaaactgctgacctttcagtgagcagcctagcagttaaccactgcaccaccagggctcctctatgaaGACTCAAGGAAGAGAAATGGCTTGCCGATGACTTCACAGCAAGATACCAGCAGGGACATAAAAGGAACATGGAGTGCCTGAAGTACCTACAGTGCGTGTGTCGCACTTGAAATCCAGGTGTGTCCGTTGGGTCCTCCAGGAAGCAGACGATAAGGCAGAGTAAAGGATgaaaaagagaggaaacaaaACTGACCAGCGAAAGCTTTCAGAGAAAGATGGAGATGTCAATCCTGTGAAAGAaagggatgagaaagcaggatttatcataaaaatatatacaacacagCAATGCCACTTCAGCATtcttcaggtgtacaatttagtgatatcaattatatgaatcatgttttgcaaccatcactCATAATTGCTGCCAAATTTTCTAACACCatcaacagaaactcactgcttcctaaacaatgactccccgTTTCTCTTCCCTCCTGTCCCTACCCGTTttcagttgagttgattcagactcagagcaaccctataggacagagtagagagtttccaaggagcacccggtgaatTCAAATGGCCGACcctttgctgaccttttggttagcagccgtagctcttaaccactacgccactagggtttcctcctGTCCTTGGTAACCACTGACAAAcattggtttctatatatttgcctattcttgttgtTTCagataagtgagatcatacagtatttgtccttttgtgactgacttatcttACTcaacataaagttttcaaggtccatctatgtcatagcatgtatcgggacttcatttctttctatggctgagtaatattccattgtatatatgactgaatttgtattttattcttcAGACTTGCTGGAGTTAAAAAAAGGCTCTTAGAAAGAGTTAAAGAGGCTTGGGTGCTTCCACCTAGAGAGGTCCCCCTGACTGAAATTCTTATCTCCTCTGGATTGATTGATATGCACAAAATCATTTCTGCTGGCATACATGTTTTGATTTGTCTGTTTGCTCAGAAGTGTTAGTTCGGACATTAAACACATTTTGTTGAGCTGATAAGTTAAATGTTTAGGCTTCTGTACATATTGTTCTGCATGACCTGATGATATattaaagcaacagaggaagaatgagagtcaggaataggaggaggaaatgaatgTGTGGTTAatcacctccatgaacaactgcctcctttgctgtgagaccagaaCTGGCTGGTGCTGGCTACTATTACtgcacattttgatcaaagattctatggaagaaccctgatcaaaaaaggggaaaacgtagaacagaatttcaaattctcgtggactccatattttctggagccatggaggctggatgaacccctgaaactattgccctgagatagtctttaaaccttaaaccaaaaatatcctgtgagattttctttaaaccaaacaatagtttagtttaactactaaagaatgtcttccttgaCCATTATACtcctttaagatctatctgtatgggatcaaatcgacaacagcacCTCAAAAGACTAGATCAGAAATTcgggggggcagtgagttcatgttaatgggggagcgACAGCTCGGAAGAGgacggtgagaatggttgcacaacttgaagaatgtaatcaatgtcactgaattgtacatgtaggaactgttgaatgggtgtatgttctgctgtgtatagtctcaacaacagaaaaataaaataaactaaaaaaatacgaagagtgctttgttttgttcccttttttttcctttttttggtctctctctctctgtccattgCTTTCAGTAAAAACTCTCagcttgatatttgacaaaggcccggtgtcagttaattggggaaaagatagtctttttaacaaatggtgctggcataactggatatccatttgcaaaaaaatgaaacaggacccataccttacaccatgcaaaaaactaactccaagtagatcaaagacctaaacataaagactaaaacgataaagatcatggaagaacaaatagggacaaccctaggagccctaatacagggcataaacagaatacaaaacattaccaaaaatgatgaagagaaacccgataactgggagctcctaaaaatcaaacacctatgctcatctaaagacttcaccaaaagagtaaaaagaccacctacagactgggaaagaattttcagctatgacatctccgaccagcgcctgatctctaaaatctacatgattctgtcaaaactcaaccacaaaaagacaaacaatccaatcacgaagtgggcaaaggatatgaacacacacttcactaaagaagatattcaggcagctaagacatacatgagaaaatgctctcgatcattagccattagagaaatgcaaattaaaactacgatgagattccatcttactccaacaaggctggcattaatccaaaaaacacaaaataataaatgttggagaggctgtggagtgattggaactcttatacactgctggtgggaatgtagaatgatacaaccactttggaaatctatctggcgttatcttaaacagttagaaacagaactaccatacaacccagaaatcccacttctcggaatataccctagagaaataagagccttcacacaaacagatatatgcacacccatgtttattgcagctctgtttacaatagcaaaaagctggaagcaaccaaggtgtccatcaacggatgaatggttaaataaattgtggtatattcacacaatggaatactacgcatcgataaagaacagtgacgaatctctgaaacatttcataacatggaggaacctggaaggcattatgctgagtgaaattagtcagagacaaaaggacaaatattgtataagaccactattataagatcttgagaaatagtataaactgagaagaacacatacttttgtggttacgaggggggagggagggagggtgggagagggttttttactgattagttagtagataagaactgctttaggtgaagggaaggacaatactgaatacatggaaggtcagctcaactggactggaccaaaagcaaagaagtttctgggataaactgaatgcttcaaaggtcatcgGAGcaaaggcaggggtttggggaccatggtttaaggggacttctaagtcaattggcataataaactctattatgaaaacattctgcatcccactttgaactgtggtgtctggggtcttaaatgctaacaagcggccatctaagatgcatcaattggtctcaacccacctggagcaaaggagaatgaagaacaccaaggtcatacgataacgaagagcccaagagacagaaagggccacatgaaccagagacctacatcatcctgagaccagaagaactagttggtgcccggccacaaccgatgactgccctgacagggagcacaacagaggacccctgagggagcaggagatcagtggaatgcagaccccaaattctcacaaaaagaccatacttaatggtctgactgagactagaggaatcccggcggtcatggtccccaaaccttctgttggcccaggacaggaaccattcccgaagacaactcatcggacatggaagggactggacagtgggtaggagagagatgctgatgaagagtgagcacttgagactgtgttggcatctcctgtctggaggggggatgggaagatagagagagttggaagctggcaaaattgtcacgagagactggaagggctgactcattagggggagagcaagtgggagtacagagtaaggtgtatataaacttatatgtgacagtttgacttgatttgtaaatgttcacttgaaggtcaataagagttaattaaaaaaaaaaaaaaaaactctcagcttGCTTTTGTTCAGGGAAATACCGCCTAGGTTTTGCTGGGAGATAGATGTGCTTCCATCCATGGATCTTTTCGAAACCAAATAAACTCTATAACATTAACTTTATCAGAATATTTTTTTGTTAACAGTATGCTCCgcattttgttgatccattcctACGTGGATGGATATTAACTCTGAATTCTTCCCAGAGCGACTTCCCAAGCCCTTCTTCAGTGCCTTGCCCAGCTCAGTGGTTGAAAGCAAAAGCAACGTGACTCTGAAGTGCTGGTCTACGTTCCAGAATGCTACCTTCAGGCTGGGGAAGTTGAACAACACTGGGTCCGAGGAACAGCTGAAGTCAGCAGAAAACAATGTTGAACTCCTCCTCACTGACCTCGAGCCTAAGGATGCTGGGAAGTACTTTTGTACCTACAAGACAACAGCGTCCCAGGGATGGGCAGAGAGTGAACATTTACAGCTGGTGGTCACAGGTGAGAGGGAAACTCTTTGACACATTCATTCCCTCCCTGTGATTGGCACCTGGCTGGGGGAAGAAGGAATCTAgtgtcaaataaaaaacaaatctgaCTTTGATGGAGAGAGgctttattcagaaagaaaaggaggaaaggaactATGGCAATGGAGGAGTCCATTGTAATAAGGAGAACACTCTGACCATAAGATCAGCAAGTATCTCAAAGAGCTAGGGTAAAATCATTTTCTGTTATACAGACTGAAAGTAAACAAGGCTAGAAAAAAATCCAGGTGTGGGGAAGTAGGATGAAAGAGTGACATCACCGAAGAGTAAATCAGTATGTTTTAAGCTGAGGTAGCCTGTTCTacccagaaaaaaagaataaaacacccaACTAGCTGTCATGGAGTCgcttcctactcatggtgactctgtggtgtgccagaggagaactgtgctccacaaggtttgcAGCAGCTGATTGTTCAGgagatcaccaggaccttcttccgaggCTTTACTGAGCGGACTTGAAcggccagacttttggttagcagccaagcgcattagcTGTTTGCATTCTCTGGGAGGGACCCTTGAAGATGGGTAGTGTGTTGGCTCAGagttcttgggtggcacaaatagttaaggaactcaactattaaccaaacagttggaggtttgagtccacccagaggtgcctcaaaagaaaggcctggtcatctgcttctcaaatatcagccactgaaaaaccttacggaacacagttctgctctgagacacatggtgtcaccatgagtgagaatcaactcaatggcaactggtttattagtACGCTGTTTCAGGCTGAGGGTGGGCCACAGTTTCAGAGActtggaggaaggagagaaactgAACTGAAATTTGGTTAACAACACTTTTTTTCTGATTGATCAATGGGGACAAGCAATTTAGTTATTCATCTACGAGGCGAGGAATGGGAATTTGGAGAGTCTGTGTCTGGCCTTCTCCGAGGTAAACAGGGAGGCATCCATGAGTCTCATCTAAGTTATATGAGAAGGGTGGTTATTTGAAGTAAGCCATTTTCATGAACACAAAGGGTGGTGGGATTTCTTTAGCCATCACAGTTTCCCAGTATCGCAGGGTTCGGGTAAAAGTCAACAATATCACTAGGAAACAAAATGGCAGATGCGACATCTTCAGGGTAGGGAATTGAGGAAATAGAGGCAGAGTGTGGGGACAAGTCTCTCACGAGGATTCAGAGTGAGTTTCAATGGTGCAGGTGTGGGAGAGATGGATGAGTGAGTCTCCAGGTGCAGTGGAGAATGGGACGCCCTGGCCCATCCCTTGACCTCCACTGCCTTGTCCTCTGCGGGATCACTCCCAAGACCTTCCCTTTCCATCGTCGTGGCTCCTGAGACGATCTCAGGTCGTAGTGTGACACTTCAATGTCTGATTCCATACAATGGAACTGAATGTATAGCTATCGCTTTGCCGAAATCAGGGTGCCCAGAGCCATTACACATCGAGAAAGCGAGAAAAAACCAAACTGATTTCGTGCTCTGGACTGTGACAAGCAGTGACAGCGACAACTACAGCTGTGTATATTACCAGTGGAATTTCCCGTATTTGGGCTTCTTCCCCAGCAAGAACTTGGAAATCTGGGTGACAGATGAGGGTATGGAATGAAAACACTAACACTCAACACATATCTAGTACTTCCTATGTTCCAGACTCTATGATAAGTAATTTAAACCTCTGTCTTACTTTCtcagttctgctgtaacagaaatacaagtaggttgttttaaagaacagacatttattttcttacagtttaggaggctagaaatatgaatccagggcaccagctctaggggaaggctctctccagccgctctgggggaaaatccttgtctcagtttTTCCAGCATTCTTGTCAGTTCCTTGAcaatctccacatggcatctgtctttccccggtttgtgcttgcttgtctctgcaCTATTATTTCAGAAGACAAGCTATGGTGCCAGTTATCAGTGGCTCATTTTTAAGGGTCAGCCTTCCATAACAGACTTATGCCATTTTGCAACTCACCTTATTGTTCTACTCCTTACCTATGGAAAAATGGAACTGTGAATGCTCCTTttgcagaaaaaaatgaatgaaaagcaCCTGGCACAAGGTAATTGTCCATTCACCCTACAAATCCAGATACTT
Protein-coding sequences here:
- the LOC126085879 gene encoding V-set and transmembrane domain-containing protein 1-like isoform X7, with product MMLTEFLSLLCLGLCLGYEDEKNERLPKPFFSALPSSVVESKSNVTLKCWSTFQNATFRLGKLNNTGSEEQLKSAENNVELLLTDLEPKDAGKYFCTYKTTASQGWAESEHLQLVVTDEYEGYEAPPIKMGGDENLGTLSSKQDSADGESTRRSSHSNFPNQEATDLSKPERTSLSAEDSEGNTRALCEAAYASY
- the LOC126085879 gene encoding V-set and transmembrane domain-containing protein 1-like isoform X8, which gives rise to MMLTEFLSLLCLGLCLGYEDEKNERLPKPFFSALPSSVVESKSNVTLKCWSTFQNATFRLGKLNNTGSEEQLKSAENNVELLLTDLEPKDAGKYFCTYKTTASQGWAESEHLQLVVTDEYEGYEAPPIKMGGDENLGTLSSKQDSADGESTRSSHSNFPNQEATDLSKPERTSLSAEDSEGNTRALCEAAYASY
- the LOC126085879 gene encoding V-set and transmembrane domain-containing protein 1-like isoform X5; the encoded protein is MMLTEFLSLLCLGLCLGYEDEKNERLPKPFFSALPSSVVESKSNVTLKCWSTFQNATFRLGKLNNTGSEEQLKSAENNVELLLTDLEPKDAGKYFCTYKTTASQGWAESEHLQLVVTDEYEGYEAPPIKMGGDENLGTLSSKQDSRIIFITVFSCLSMFLSFFSIFLIYRCVQYDSADGESTRRSSHSNFPNQEATDLSKPERTSLG
- the LOC126085879 gene encoding V-set and transmembrane domain-containing protein 1-like isoform X6, with the translated sequence MMLTEFLSLLCLGLCLGYEDEKNERLPKPFFSALPSSVVESKSNVTLKCWSTFQNATFRLGKLNNTGSEEQLKSAENNVELLLTDLEPKDAGKYFCTYKTTASQGWAESEHLQLVVTDEYEGYEAPPIKMGGDENLGTLSSKQDSRIIFITVFSCLSMFLSFFSIFLIYRCVQYDSADGESTRSSHSNFPNQEATDLSKPERTSLG